One Sparus aurata chromosome 5, fSpaAur1.1, whole genome shotgun sequence genomic window carries:
- the LOC115581066 gene encoding surfeit locus protein 4-like, with protein MGHGDLMSQAEDVADQFLRVTKHYLPHVARLCLVSTFLEDGVRMWFQWSEQSEYIDSTWSCGRFLANVFVLLNLLGQLGGCVLIISRNFVQYGCCSLFGIIALQTVAYSILWDPKFLMRNLALGGGLLLLLAECRGEARSVFAGVPSLGHQSSPKHLLQLGGRVLLVLMFMTLLHFDLSLISVLQNLVGSALIVLVAVGFKTKLAALTLVVWLLCINFTFNAFWNIPSYKPMHDFLKYDFFQTTSVIGGLLLVVALGPGGVSMDEKKKEW; from the exons atgggacACGGAGACCTGATGAGCCAGGCGGAGGATGTAGCGGACCAG TTCCTGCGGGTCACCAAACACTACCTCCCCCACGTGGCCCGGCTCTGCCTGGTCAGCACCTTCCTGGAGGACGGCGTCCGGATGTGGTTCCAGTGGAGCGAGCAGAGCGAGTACATCGACTCCACCTGGAGCTGCGGACGCTTCCTCGCCAACGTCTTCGTCCTGCTCAACCTGCTGGGACAGctgg gcggCTGTGTGTTGATCATCAGTAGAAACTTTGTTCAGTAcggctgctgctctctgtttggGATCATCGCcctgcag ACGGTGGCCTACAGCATCCTGTGGGACCCAAAGTTCCTGatgag GAACCTGGCGCTGGGGGGAggtctgctcctcctcctggcgGAGTGTCGGGGGGAGGCTCGCAGTGTGTTTGCAGGCGTGCCGTCTCTCGGTCATCAGAGCTCTCCGAAGCACCTCCTGCAGCTCGGAGGTCGagtcctcctcgtcctcatgTTCATGACGCTGCTGCACTTTGACCTCAGCCTGATCAGT GTCCTGCAGAACCTGGTGGGCTCGGCGCTCATCGTGCTGGTGGCGGTGGGCTTTAAGACGAAGCTGGCCGCTCTCACTCTGGTGGTGTGGCTGCTCTGCATCAACTTCACCTTCAACGCCTTCTGGAACATCCCGTCGTACAAACCCATGCACGACTTCCTCAAGTACGACTTCTTCCAGACCACGTCGGTGATCGGAggcctgctgctggtggtggcgCTGGGGCCCGGGGGCGTGTCCATGgacgagaagaagaaggagtggTGA